The following are encoded together in the Cynocephalus volans isolate mCynVol1 chromosome 4, mCynVol1.pri, whole genome shotgun sequence genome:
- the LOC134375332 gene encoding olfactory receptor 5B17-like, whose translation MENKTKVSEFILQGLTSAQELQVPLFIMFMLIYLVTLIGNLGMIMLILLDSRLHSPMYFFLSNLSLVDFCYSSTVTPQVLGGLLIEDKVISYNACAAQMFFFTFLGTVECYLLALMAYDRYAAVCKPLHYTTMMTASVCAHLAIGCYVVGFLNASIQTGDTFCLSFCMSSVIHHIFCDVPAVMTLTCSGKHISELILLLISSFDVFFALFVILISYLLIFITILKMHSGEGYQKALSTCGSHLIAVSLFYGTVIIMYLQPGSGHSMDTGKIASAFFYTMVIPMLNPIVYSPRNKEVNSVFKEVIEKAKHSLGLVF comes from the coding sequence ATGGAGAATAAAACGAAGGTGAGTGAATTCATCCTGCAAGGACTAACCAGTGCCCAAGAACTGCAGGTTCCCCTCTTTATAATGTTCATGCTCATCTACCTCGTCACTCTGATTGGGAATCTGGGGATGATCATGTTGATCCTGCTGGATTCTCGGCTCCACTctcccatgtactttttcctcagtAACCTGTCTCTGGTGGACTTTTGCTACTCATCAACTGTCACTCCACAGGTTTTGGGTGGGCTGCTTATTGAAGACAAGGTCATCTCCTACAATGCGTGTGCTGCTCAGATGTTCTTTTTTACATTCTTGGGTACTGTGGAATGTTATCTCTTGGCTTtaatggcctatgaccgctacgCAGCAGTGTGTAAACCCCTCCATTACACCACCATGATGACTGCAAGTGTGTGTGCTCATCTGGCCATAGGCTGTTATGTCGTTGGTTTTCTGAATGCTTCTATCCAAACTGGAGACACCTTCTGCCTCTCTTTCTGTATGTCCAGTGTGATCCATCACATTTTCTGTGATGTTCCAGCAGTCATGACTCTGACTTGCTCTGGGAAGCACATTAGTGAGCTGATCCTTCTTCTTATTTCAAGCTTTGACGTCTTTTTTGCACTTTTTGTTATCTTGATTTCCTACCTGCTCATATTTATCACCATTTTGAAGATGCACTCAGGTGAGGGATATCAGAAGGCTTTATCTACCTGTGGCTCTCACCTCATTGCAGTTTCCTTATTCTATGGAACTGTTATCATCATGTACTTACAGCCCGGCTCCGGTCACTCCATGGACACAGGCAAAATTGCATCTGCGTTCTTCTATACTATGGTTATCCCCATGCTGAACCCTATAGTCTACAGCCCGAGAAACAAGGAGGTCAACAGTGTGTTCAAGGAGGttatagaaaaggcaaaacattCTCTAGGTTTGGTATTTTAA
- the LOC134375346 gene encoding olfactory receptor 5B17-like: MENNTEVSEFILQGLTNAPKLQVPLFIMFMLIYLVTLIGNLGMIMLILLDSRLHSPMYFFLSNLSLVDFCYSSTVTPKVLAGLLIEDKVISYNACAAQMFFFALCATVECYLLALMAYDRYAAVCKPLHYTTMMTASVCARLAIGCYVIGFLNASIQTGDTFCLSFCESNVIHHFFCDVPAVMTQTCSEKHISELILVLISSFNVFFALFVILISYLLIFITILKMHSGEGYQKALSTCGSHLIAVALFYGTVIIMYLQPSSRHSMDTDKIASVFYTMVIPMLNPMVYSLRSKEVHSAFKKVVKKAKRSLGLLF, encoded by the coding sequence ATGGAGAATAACACAGAGGTGAGTGAATTCATCCTGCAAGGACTAACCAATGCCCCAAAACTGCAGGTTCCCCTCTTTATAATGTTCATGCTCATCTACCTCGTCACTCTGATTGGGAATCTGGGGATGATCATGTTGATCCTGCTGGATTCTCGGCTCCACTctcccatgtactttttcctcagtAACCTGTCTCTGGTGGACTTTTGCTACTCATCAACTGTCACTCCAAAGGTTTTGGCTGGGCTGCTTATTGAAGACAAGGTCATCTCCTACAATGCATGTGCTGCTCAGATGTTCTTTTTTGCACTCTGTGCTACTGTGGAATGTTACCTCTTGGCTTtaatggcctatgaccgctacgCAGCAGTGTGTAAACCCCTCCATTACACCACCATGATGACTGCAAGTGTGTGTGCTCGTCTGGCCATAGGCTGTTATGTCATTGGTTTTCTGAATGCTTCTATCCAAACTGGAGACACCTTCTGCCTCTCTTTCTGTGAGTCCAATGTGATCCATCACTTTTTCTGTGATGTTCCAGCAGTCATGACTCAGACTTGCTCTGAGAAGCACATTAGTGAGCTGATTCTTGTTCTTATTTCGAGCTTTAATGTCTTTTTTGCACTTTTTGTTATCTTGATTTCCTACCTGCTCATATTTATCACCATTTTGAAGATGCACTCAGGTGAGGGATATCAGAAGGCTTTATCTACCTGTGGCTCTCACCTCATTGCAGTTGCTTTATTCTATGGAACTGTTATCATCATGTACTTACAGCCCAGCTCCAGGCACTCCATGGACACAGACAAAATTGCATCTGTGTTCTATACTATGGTTATCCCCATGCTGAACCCTATGGTCTACAGCCTGAGGAGCAAGGAGGTCCATAGTGCATTCAAGAAGGTTGTAAAGAAGGCAAAACGTTCTCTAGGTTTACTCTTCTAA